The following proteins come from a genomic window of Acidimicrobiales bacterium:
- a CDS encoding ArdC-like ssDNA-binding domain-containing protein → MPRSTTDPSSRIPELLHDLATGVEQLTSSAEWRRYLEFQSRFHRYSYANALLIAAQFPEATQVAGYATWRRLHRVVRRGEQAIWILAPIRRRSAESPDGEPVERVHGFRAVAVFD, encoded by the coding sequence GTGCCCCGTTCCACGACCGATCCGAGCTCGCGCATCCCCGAGCTCCTCCACGACCTCGCCACGGGCGTAGAGCAGCTCACCTCGTCAGCCGAGTGGCGGCGCTATCTCGAGTTCCAGAGCCGCTTCCACCGCTACAGCTACGCGAACGCGCTGCTCATCGCGGCGCAGTTCCCCGAGGCCACGCAGGTCGCCGGCTACGCCACCTGGCGCCGACTGCACCGCGTCGTGCGGCGGGGCGAGCAGGCGATCTGGATCCTCGCCCCGATCCGGCGTCGCAGCGCCGAGTCTCCCGACGGGGAGCCGGTCGAGCGGGTGCACGGCTTTCGCGCCGTCGCCGTCTTCGACC